The genomic stretch TCCCCGGGCACCGGGGTGCCGTCGGGCAGGCGGTACACCCGCTGGATGTCCGAGCAGTACCCGTGGGCCAGGCGCACGCCGTAGTCGATGTGCAGCAGCGCGCCGGGGCGCAGGGCGTGGTCGCCGGGCGGCGCGTGCGAGGGTCGGCTGTCCGGGCCGATGTGTACGTTCGGGCAGGCGTCCCAGCCCCAGGAGGGCTCGGCGCCGTCGCGGCGGCACAGGCCGTGCAGGAACGCCGCGACGTCCCGCTCGGTCCAGCCGGGGCGGGCGGCGGCCGCCATCTCGCGCAGGTGCGCCTCGGCCAGATCCACCGCCCCCCGGATCGCGGCGTGTTCCCCGGGCGTCTTGACCGACCGGAGCTGCCCCAGCAGCGGCGCGGCGCTGTCCCACTCCAGCGCAGGCAGATCGTCACCGGAGGCCAGCCAGCCGCGCACCCGGCGTTCCAGGCCCGCCGTCAGGCCGTCGCACAGCGGGTCGTCCTCGCTGATGTTCAGCAGCACCCGCCGCGCGCCCAGGCGGGTCACCTCGGCGCGCAGCAGGGCGCGCAGGTCGGCGTCGTAGCCGTGCACGGTCCAGCCGGGCGGCACGGCGTCCGCGTCGAACCGGCCCACGATCGCCACCGCCTCGGTGCGGGTCAGCAGGAAGAGACTGTCCCAGGTGACGTCCACGCCCGCCACGAGCGTCAGGGCCGGTTCCGGGCGCACGCCGGACTCGCGCGCGGCGATCAGCCAGACCTCGCCGCTCCCGAGCAGGGCCTGCGCCTGCCGCCGCTTGCCGTCCTGAAGCGCGTTCACTGCCGTGTTGGGGGCCATGCGCCAGGATACCGGTAGCATGGGCGGCATGCCGGTTCTGTTCGTGCATGGCGTGGCCGTCCGCGAGGAGGGCGACCTGGGCTGGGAGGACCTGCACCGCGCGACGCAGGGCGTGGACTGGCCGGGCGTGCAGCGCCTGCTGCGCGAGCACGTGGCGCCTGGCCTGAACCCGGACGCGCCGGAGTCGGTGCATGTCGAGCGGGTGTACTGGGGGGACCTGGGCGCGCACTTCACGCAGGGCGGGCAGTTCCGCGCGGCGCGCGAGCGCGAGGTCGCCCCGGAAACCGACCCGCTGACGCTGGACGGGGACGCGCTGGGCGAGGCGCTGGAACGCCGCCTGCGCGCCGCGCACCCAGTCGCGGAGTGGCCGGGCGTGATCCGCGTGGCGTGGGGCGTGGCACGCGACGCGCGGGTGCGGGCGCTGCTGGCGGACCTGCCGCCCGCCGAACGCTGGGGCGTGCTGGACGCGGCGGTGCAGGCGCGCCTGCCCACCCCGGCGCGGCGACTGGAACCGCACCTGCCGCCCGGATTGATGCGGGCGCGGCGGCGGAACGTGAAGCGCACCATGCAGGAGGTCCGCCGCCCGCTGGAGGCGTTCGTGCCGCTGTTCATGGGCGACGTCCTGGCCTACCTGAACGGACGCGGCACGCCCGAGCACCCGGGGCCGATCCCGCAGCGGGTCCTGGCCGGGCTGCGCGCGGCGCACGCGGCCCGCACCCACTCGAGTGAGCCGCTGGTGGTCCTGACGCACTCGATGGGCGGGCAGCTGATCTTCGACGCGCTGCACGCGTTCCTGCCCGCCGATCCGGACGGCGCGGCGGTGCGGGTGGACTTCTGGTGCGCGTGCGGCAGTCAGGTGGGCGCGTTCCACGAGCTGGGCTTCACGCTGGGCGGCCCGCACCCCGATCCCCACGCGGGCGGGCGGCTGGGGTACTTCTGGAACGTGTGGGCGTACACGGACCTGCTGAGCTTCCGCGCCCAGGGCATCGCGCCCGGCGCGCACGACACGGCCTTCCCACTGTCCGGGCTGGTGCGGTCGGATCATCTGGCGTACCTGCACCAGCCGGACTTCTACCGCACCCTGGCGGCAAAGGTCGCGGTGCACGCGGGGCCGCCTGATCTGGGAGACCGCCCGCTCAAGCATTTGCCATAAAGGACGCACCTTTATGGCCGAGCGAAGCGAGTGAATTTTATCGAGCAGGACGGAGAATGGAAGCTTCAGGAGTCCGTCTTCCTGATGCTGGAATTCGGAGAACTGCTCTAGAATCCGGCGCGTGAACGCGAGCCCGACCCTCTCCCCTGCCCTGCCCATGCTCAGTCCGGCGGAGGTGCTGCGGCGGGTGCGCGCGGCGGGCCTGCCGGGCGTGGTGCTGCTGGAGTCGCTGGGGCCGGTCGTGGCGTACGGGGCGCGGTCGTTCCTGAGTGCCGCGCCCGTGCGGGTCACGCACGATCTGCCTGCGCGGCCTGCGGGCGACGCACTGTTCCCGGCGTGGCTGGGCGGCCTGAAGTACGAGGCGGCCCGGAGCTTCGGGCTGGCCGCTCACGCGCCCCGAGGCGAGGCGATGTGGTGGGGCGAGTACCCGTCGGGCCTCGTGTGGGACCGCGTGACGGGCACCCTGAGCGTGGTGGGCGAGCCGCATCTGGACTGGGCGGCGCTGCTGGGCGCGCCGCTGCCGCCGGAACCGACCCTGAGCGTGGGTGCGTTCGGCGCGGACGATGTGGATTACCCGGCGGGCGTGCGGGCTGTGCAGGAGCTGATCCGCGCGGGCGAGGTGTATCAGGTGAACCTCTCGCGCGGCGTGCAGGCGGCCGCGCAGGGCGACCCGCTGGCCGCGTACCTGCGCCTGCGGGAGGTGAACCCCAGTCCGTTCATGGCCTTCGCGGACCTGGGGGAGGAGGTCGTGGTGTCGTGCAGTCCGGAGCGGCTGGTCCGCTGGGCCGGGGACGACCTGAGTGCTCGGCCCATCGCCGGGACCCGCCGCCGCGGCGACACGCCCGCCGAGGACGCGGCGTTCGAAGCGGAACTGCGCGCCAGCCCGAAGGAGGTCGCGGAGCACACCATGCTGGTGGACCTCGTGCGGCACGACCTGGGCCGTGTGGCCGCGCCGGGCAGCGTGACCGTGCCGGACCTGATGCTCGTCGAGCGGTACAGCCACGTGATGCACCTCGTGTCCGAGGTCCAGGCCCGGGCGCGGGTCGGCGTGACGCTGCGGGACGTGCTGGCCGCCACCTTCCCCGGCGGGACGATCACCGGCGCGCCGAAGGAACGCGTGATGGAGGTCACCCGCGACCTGGAACCCGGCCCGCGCGGCTGGTATACCGGCGGGCTGGGCATCGTGAGCGGGCCGCTGGTGGACGTGAACATCCTGATCCGCACCGCGGCCTTCACCCGCACGGAGGCCGGCTGGACGGTGGAGGTCCGCGCGGGCGGCGGCACCGTCATCGACGCCGACCCCACCCGCGAGGCTCAGGAGACCGTACACAAGGCCCAGGCGCTCCTGAGCGTCCTGGCGGGCGTCCCGGGCCGCCCCGCGCAGCCGCCGCAACCCCCGGTGCCCGGCACGCCCTGGGCGCCACCGCCCGCCACGTCCCACACGGGCGCGCGGGTGCTGCTGCTGGACAACCGCGATTCGTTCACGTGGAACCTCGCGCACGACCTGCTCGCGCTGGGCGCACAGGTGGACATGCGCGGGCAGCACGAGCGCCTGGACGACCTGCTCGGCACGCTGCCCGACGCCGTGCTCATCGGCCCCGGCCCCGGCACGCCCGACACCAGCGGCGTCACCCTGGCCCTGACCCGCTCGTGCCTGGACCGGCGCATCCCGCTGCTGGGCGTGTGCCTGGGGCATCAGGCGCTCGGGCAGGTGCTCGGCGGGCGGGTGGAACGCGCACGTCCCGTCCACGGCCGCCCCGAGTACGCCCGGCACCGCGGCACCGACCTGTTCCAGGGTGTCCCTCAGGACGCGCCGTTCGGCCGCTACCACTCGCTGGTCGTGCGCGGCCTGCCCGCCGGGCTGGTCACCGCGACCAGCCAGGACGGCGAGGTCATGGCCCTGGCCGTCCCCGGGCAGCCCGCGTGGGGCGTGCAGTTCCACCCGGAAAGCGTCCTGAGTCCCGCCGGACGCACCCTGCTGGGCAACTGGCTGCGCCTGAGCCAGGAATGGCCGCAGCCGTGACAGAAATACCCGCCGCCTGGAACGACCCCGCGTGGCTGCACGGCGCGACCGCCTTCACCACCGTCCGCACCCGATACGGGCAGCCGCTGCTGTGGGCCGCGCACCTGAAGCGGCTGAGGGCCACCTGCGCGTTCCTGGGTCTCCCCCACCCGGACCCCGCTCCACCCCCGCTGGAGGCGCACCCCTGGGGCCTGCTGCGCGTCACCGTCACGCCCCACGGCACCCTGCACATGCACCGGCCCCTCACGCCCGGCCCACGCCCGGATCAGGGGGTCACGGTACGCGTCACCGACTTGCAGATCCACCCGCAGCTCGGCGCGCACAAGACCGGGAACTACCTCCCGTACCGCCTCGCCGCCACGCAGGCCCACCCGCACTTCGAAGGCTGGCTGCAGGACGCGCGCGGGCACGTCGTGGACGGCAGCCGCACCTCCCCGCTGCTGGAGATCGGCGGGGCCCTCGTCGTGCCCGAAGGGGGCCTCCCGTCCGTCACCCGCGCCGCGTACCTGATGGGCCGCACGCACGACACGCGGCCCATCCACACCCGCGACCTCGGCCACGTCACCCGCGCGTGGCTGTGCGGCAGCGGCACCGGTCTCGTCCCGATCCGCCGCATCGACGGCCACACGGACGACCTCCCTGTCCACTGGCCCGCGCCCGGCGATGCCGTCTTCGGCTGGCCGGAAGAGGTCTGAGGGTCGAACGGTCTGAAGGGCTAAGGGCTATCCAGTACGCACGCCTCAGACGTTCGACCCTTGGACCCTCGACCTCAATTCAGGTCGGGCAGCCCACCTGCGGGCCGACGCACCCGGCGTCCTCGCCCTCGCCGATGTCTTTCATGGCGCGGTTCACGCGGTCCTGGCGGCGAGCGGCGACGAACATCACGGCGAGCAGCGGCACGAACACACCCAGCATCATCAGACCCATGACTGCCTCCTGCCCGCAGCGTACGCCGGCCGCGTCAGGCGGGTGTGTCGGTCTGCACATCCCGGCTGAGGATCACGCCCTGCAACTCGTCGAGTTCGTACCCGCAGGCCTCGTAGAATGCCCGCGCCTCCTCACCGTCCACCGCGACCCACACGCTGCCGATGCCCTGCTCGCGCATCTGGGCGTGCAGGGCGTCCACCAGGGCGCGGCCCACGCCCCGCCGCCGCCAGGACCGGCGCACGCCGATCTCCTCGAACATCACGTCCAGCGGCTCGCCGTGACGGCGGCGGTGCACGTACGCCATCAGGAAGCCCACCGGGTTGCCGCCCGCGTCCTCGGCGTGCCAGTGCCAGACGCCCGGGTCGCTCAGGTACGCGTGGGCGGCATCCGGGGTCAGGGGTGGGCTGGGCGGCTCGCCCGTGAAGTCGGTCTCGTGCTGCGCGACCTGCACCAGGGCGGCGGCGTCATCCGGGTCCAGGC from Deinococcus soli (ex Cha et al. 2016) encodes the following:
- a CDS encoding M24 family metallopeptidase; translated protein: MAPNTAVNALQDGKRRQAQALLGSGEVWLIAARESGVRPEPALTLVAGVDVTWDSLFLLTRTEAVAIVGRFDADAVPPGWTVHGYDADLRALLRAEVTRLGARRVLLNISEDDPLCDGLTAGLERRVRGWLASGDDLPALEWDSAAPLLGQLRSVKTPGEHAAIRGAVDLAEAHLREMAAAARPGWTERDVAAFLHGLCRRDGAEPSWGWDACPNVHIGPDSRPSHAPPGDHALRPGALLHIDYGVRLAHGYCSDIQRVYRLPDGTPVPGEVQAAFRACWQAIQAGADALRPGTPGHAVDAAARAALVAAGYPEYQHALGHGLGRATHDGGTLLGPRWPRYGQTVEGPVREDEVYTLELGVMVPGHGFIGLEEDVVVRDGPPQWLSDRQDDLKTLG
- a CDS encoding aminotransferase class IV, yielding MAAAVTEIPAAWNDPAWLHGATAFTTVRTRYGQPLLWAAHLKRLRATCAFLGLPHPDPAPPPLEAHPWGLLRVTVTPHGTLHMHRPLTPGPRPDQGVTVRVTDLQIHPQLGAHKTGNYLPYRLAATQAHPHFEGWLQDARGHVVDGSRTSPLLEIGGALVVPEGGLPSVTRAAYLMGRTHDTRPIHTRDLGHVTRAWLCGSGTGLVPIRRIDGHTDDLPVHWPAPGDAVFGWPEEV
- a CDS encoding chorismate-binding protein, coding for MLSPAEVLRRVRAAGLPGVVLLESLGPVVAYGARSFLSAAPVRVTHDLPARPAGDALFPAWLGGLKYEAARSFGLAAHAPRGEAMWWGEYPSGLVWDRVTGTLSVVGEPHLDWAALLGAPLPPEPTLSVGAFGADDVDYPAGVRAVQELIRAGEVYQVNLSRGVQAAAQGDPLAAYLRLREVNPSPFMAFADLGEEVVVSCSPERLVRWAGDDLSARPIAGTRRRGDTPAEDAAFEAELRASPKEVAEHTMLVDLVRHDLGRVAAPGSVTVPDLMLVERYSHVMHLVSEVQARARVGVTLRDVLAATFPGGTITGAPKERVMEVTRDLEPGPRGWYTGGLGIVSGPLVDVNILIRTAAFTRTEAGWTVEVRAGGGTVIDADPTREAQETVHKAQALLSVLAGVPGRPAQPPQPPVPGTPWAPPPATSHTGARVLLLDNRDSFTWNLAHDLLALGAQVDMRGQHERLDDLLGTLPDAVLIGPGPGTPDTSGVTLALTRSCLDRRIPLLGVCLGHQALGQVLGGRVERARPVHGRPEYARHRGTDLFQGVPQDAPFGRYHSLVVRGLPAGLVTATSQDGEVMALAVPGQPAWGVQFHPESVLSPAGRTLLGNWLRLSQEWPQP
- a CDS encoding GNAT family N-acetyltransferase; amino-acid sequence: MTSFTVRRLDPDDAAALVQVAQHETDFTGEPPSPPLTPDAAHAYLSDPGVWHWHAEDAGGNPVGFLMAYVHRRRHGEPLDVMFEEIGVRRSWRRRGVGRALVDALHAQMREQGIGSVWVAVDGEEARAFYEACGYELDELQGVILSRDVQTDTPA